In the genome of Coraliomargarita algicola, one region contains:
- a CDS encoding DUF502 domain-containing protein, translating into MLRSLRNAFITGIIVVLPLGVTIIVINFLLERLGTPASNFFFWYLDPEWRSKPIIEFGLEAISVLVVFLLITLLGYGSRFVIGRIILSGLERLLDQVPFINAVYRTVKQIVDTFGQQKKAVFQEVVLIEYPRKRCYVLGFLTSSARGETQEVTGEHIVNIFVPTTPNPTSGFLLMLPEEDVIHLSMSITDGMKLIISGGALVPNPKTGESVQIENPRQVKGQAPVDHG; encoded by the coding sequence ATGCTTCGCTCACTTCGTAACGCATTTATTACTGGCATCATCGTCGTCCTCCCACTGGGCGTCACGATTATCGTCATTAACTTCCTCCTCGAACGTCTCGGCACCCCAGCGAGTAATTTCTTCTTTTGGTACCTGGATCCAGAGTGGCGCAGTAAGCCGATCATCGAGTTTGGCCTTGAAGCCATCTCGGTCCTAGTCGTGTTTTTATTGATCACCCTGCTGGGCTACGGCTCTCGTTTCGTGATCGGGCGCATCATCCTAAGCGGCCTTGAGCGCCTACTGGATCAGGTGCCCTTCATCAATGCAGTCTATCGTACGGTCAAGCAGATCGTCGACACTTTCGGGCAGCAGAAAAAAGCCGTCTTCCAAGAGGTGGTCTTAATCGAATACCCGCGCAAGCGTTGCTATGTGCTGGGCTTCCTCACCAGCTCCGCCCGAGGTGAAACCCAGGAAGTCACCGGGGAACACATCGTCAATATATTCGTGCCCACCACCCCCAACCCGACCAGCGGCTTCCTACTAATGTTACCGGAAGAAGATGTCATCCATCTGAGCATGAGCATTACCGACGGCATGAAACTGATCATCTCCGGCGGCGCACTGGTCCCCAACCCCAAAACGGGCGAGAGCGTCCAAATCGAAAACCCCAGACAGGTGAAGGGCCAAGCCCCGGTCGACCATGGCTGA
- a CDS encoding HAD-IA family hydrolase: protein MINLHDNYDGLVFDMDGTLADTMPTHFTAWSRSMAMHGIVFPEERFYALGGVPAGVIVDMLAKEQGKTVDADAVAEAKEELFLELLKDVQPILPVKAIAEFHREHIPMAIATGSPKWVAEKILKALGIYDWFGAVVGADDVEYPKPAPDTYLRAAELIGVDPKRCHAFEDTELGMQAARNAGMTVININTLL, encoded by the coding sequence ATGATCAATTTACACGATAACTACGACGGCCTCGTTTTCGATATGGATGGCACGCTGGCGGATACGATGCCTACGCACTTCACCGCCTGGTCGCGCTCGATGGCTATGCACGGCATTGTTTTCCCAGAAGAGCGCTTTTATGCCCTCGGCGGGGTGCCTGCCGGGGTGATTGTCGATATGCTGGCCAAGGAGCAGGGCAAGACAGTGGATGCGGATGCGGTCGCAGAGGCCAAAGAAGAGCTTTTTCTGGAGCTGCTGAAAGACGTGCAGCCGATATTGCCGGTTAAAGCGATCGCGGAGTTTCATCGCGAGCACATCCCCATGGCGATTGCCACTGGCAGCCCGAAGTGGGTGGCGGAGAAGATCCTTAAGGCGCTCGGTATTTACGATTGGTTTGGAGCTGTGGTGGGGGCGGATGATGTGGAGTACCCCAAGCCTGCCCCCGATACCTACCTGAGAGCGGCCGAGTTGATCGGGGTCGATCCGAAGCGGTGCCATGCATTTGAAGACACTGAGTTGGGCATGCAAGCCGCTCGTAATGCGGGCATGACCGTGATCAACATCAATACACTCCTCTAG
- a CDS encoding bifunctional UDP-3-O-[3-hydroxymyristoyl] N-acetylglucosamine deacetylase/3-hydroxyacyl-ACP dehydratase: MKQRTILREVSIKGKSLHTGEEVNLTLKPAPENTGVVFRRIDLFGKPELKPLIDLVDDLVRSTTIADGHAKVHTIEHVLSALSGCGVDNVVIEMDASEPPILDGSAKHFVNLIQQAEPVEQDAEREYFVLEEPVSVTRGNSSIIALPHNGFRITCTSADDRGIHTQHLSLDIDPETYIAQVAPARTFTIYEDIEELLKLGKIKGGSLDSAIVIKGDKIVSKEPLRFKDEFVRHKMLDIVGDITLVGMPIKAHIVGVRPGHALNAELSKVLRKKLLEKIKGTKQRKEERKKKLVSVDAAETVMDIRRVLDILPHRYPFVMIDRVIEIVSEDELVALKNVTINEPYFQGHYPGRPVMPGVLQIEAMAQAAGVLLLRKLPVEQNKIAFFMSVDKVKFRQAVEPGDSVEIRVKLVKIRGNKIATATGQCTVGGKVVSSAELMFMLADATD; encoded by the coding sequence ATGAAACAACGCACCATACTGAGGGAAGTTTCCATCAAGGGCAAATCTCTGCATACAGGCGAAGAAGTCAACTTGACGCTCAAACCAGCTCCAGAAAATACTGGCGTGGTCTTTCGCCGGATCGACCTCTTCGGCAAACCGGAACTTAAGCCACTCATTGACCTCGTGGACGATCTTGTGCGCAGCACCACCATCGCGGATGGTCACGCCAAAGTGCACACCATCGAGCATGTGCTCAGCGCGTTAAGCGGTTGTGGTGTCGACAATGTCGTCATCGAGATGGATGCCAGCGAGCCCCCCATTTTAGACGGCTCCGCCAAGCATTTTGTTAACTTGATTCAACAAGCCGAGCCTGTGGAGCAAGACGCGGAGCGCGAATACTTCGTTCTCGAAGAGCCCGTCTCCGTCACTCGTGGTAACTCTTCGATTATCGCCCTCCCGCACAACGGTTTTCGCATCACCTGCACATCGGCCGATGATCGCGGCATCCATACCCAGCACCTGAGTCTGGATATTGATCCGGAGACGTATATTGCACAGGTCGCACCTGCTCGCACATTTACCATCTACGAAGACATCGAGGAACTGCTCAAACTCGGTAAGATCAAGGGCGGCAGCCTCGACAGCGCGATCGTTATTAAGGGCGATAAGATCGTCTCCAAAGAACCGCTCCGCTTTAAGGATGAGTTCGTGCGTCATAAGATGCTTGATATTGTCGGAGATATTACACTGGTCGGGATGCCGATTAAGGCGCATATTGTCGGCGTTCGCCCAGGTCACGCGCTGAATGCCGAGCTCTCTAAGGTTTTACGTAAGAAGTTGCTGGAGAAGATTAAAGGCACCAAACAGCGCAAGGAAGAGCGTAAGAAGAAGCTGGTGTCGGTCGATGCTGCCGAGACGGTCATGGACATCCGCCGGGTGCTCGACATTTTGCCGCACCGCTATCCATTCGTGATGATCGACCGCGTGATCGAGATCGTGAGTGAAGACGAGCTGGTGGCGCTCAAGAACGTCACCATCAACGAGCCCTATTTTCAAGGTCACTATCCCGGTCGTCCTGTGATGCCTGGTGTGCTTCAGATCGAGGCCATGGCGCAAGCTGCGGGGGTGTTGTTACTGCGCAAGCTTCCTGTGGAGCAGAACAAGATCGCCTTCTTCATGAGTGTGGATAAGGTCAAGTTTCGTCAGGCAGTCGAGCCGGGTGATTCGGTCGAGATCCGCGTGAAGCTGGTCAAAATCCGTGGTAACAAGATCGCGACCGCGACGGGGCAATGCACTGTCGGCGGCAAGGTTGTTTCCAGCGCCGAACTGATGTTCATGCTGGCGGACGCAACGGATTAA
- the lpxA gene encoding acyl-ACP--UDP-N-acetylglucosamine O-acyltransferase encodes MPTDIHPTAIIEPGAELEEGVVVGAYAYIGAQVKIAKGTVVMHHATVDGATTMGEDNEVHPYAYVGGKTHDLKYRGGCPGLRVGNGNVFREFTTVHCATTENTETIVGDHNLILAYSHIAHECIVGNHLVMSSHAALGGHVQLGDHVNVGWGAGLHQFCRVGDYAMVGAASKVVQDVPPYMIADGSPAMVRTTNKVGLERAGFTPEDINRVRRVFKMFYKEGLNRRQAAEKLSAELPADCEIVQTFLAFVQGSERGLS; translated from the coding sequence ATGCCTACGGACATTCATCCGACTGCAATTATCGAGCCTGGTGCCGAGCTGGAAGAGGGCGTCGTCGTTGGCGCTTACGCCTATATCGGCGCTCAGGTGAAAATCGCAAAGGGAACGGTCGTGATGCACCATGCCACAGTTGACGGTGCCACCACTATGGGGGAGGATAACGAAGTGCACCCCTACGCTTATGTTGGCGGGAAAACTCACGACTTAAAATATCGGGGCGGTTGCCCCGGTCTGCGTGTGGGCAACGGTAACGTCTTTCGCGAGTTCACCACCGTGCACTGTGCCACGACCGAAAATACCGAGACCATCGTCGGGGATCACAATCTGATACTTGCTTACAGTCATATCGCGCATGAGTGTATCGTGGGCAATCATCTGGTGATGAGTAGCCACGCAGCCCTCGGAGGGCATGTGCAACTCGGGGATCATGTCAATGTGGGCTGGGGCGCCGGACTGCATCAGTTTTGTCGCGTGGGCGATTACGCCATGGTGGGCGCCGCCTCTAAGGTGGTGCAAGATGTGCCGCCTTATATGATTGCTGACGGTAGCCCTGCGATGGTGCGCACGACGAATAAGGTCGGCCTGGAGCGCGCCGGATTCACGCCCGAAGATATCAATCGGGTGCGGCGCGTATTTAAAATGTTCTATAAAGAAGGTCTCAATCGTCGCCAAGCTGCCGAGAAGCTGAGTGCCGAATTGCCAGCCGATTGCGAGATCGTTCAAACCTTTTTAGCCTTCGTGCAGGGCAGTGAGCGCGGATTATCCTAG
- a CDS encoding DUF3142 domain-containing protein, which translates to MYSVLGGQVQAAMDQTAYVWQRAWTPAVVSAISEHAELLDGLTVLCAEIEFDRLGQPTVVQIQPDWESLRAAKLPVTIAIRAATYAGSFEDGQTMTRCLLDTVQQAVRAARVEGLEPTAVEIDFDCATRNLEGYANWLHLIRARLDGPALSITTLPTWMGRPAAFAQLIEATDHFVLQVHSVQRAGHIDTDASLCDPQLAQGWVRQAAKFEKPYHVALPTYAYRLGYAASGELVEVAGENASSVQNPDWNYRVLRADPVEMAGLVRLLEGERPDNCLGVIWYRLALGCEMYNWDPLTWRSVMQGAVAHPGWQAHARVQSDGLLEIELTQGSAVAMEPPRAVELSWGEGFAVAWDGQRHYAVQRLSEHALLWQWPDTMSPPLLAQGTRWTIGWVRIQDAADLKITILNKYD; encoded by the coding sequence GTGTATTCTGTGCTTGGGGGCCAGGTGCAGGCTGCGATGGATCAGACCGCCTATGTTTGGCAGCGGGCGTGGACGCCTGCGGTCGTTTCTGCGATCAGCGAGCATGCGGAGCTCTTGGATGGGCTGACCGTGCTCTGTGCTGAAATTGAGTTCGACCGTTTGGGGCAGCCCACTGTGGTGCAGATACAGCCGGACTGGGAGTCGTTGCGGGCCGCTAAGTTGCCCGTGACTATCGCGATTCGTGCGGCGACTTATGCCGGCTCTTTCGAAGACGGTCAAACGATGACCCGCTGTTTGCTCGACACCGTTCAGCAGGCTGTCCGAGCTGCGCGTGTGGAAGGCTTGGAGCCTACAGCTGTCGAAATTGATTTTGATTGCGCGACCCGCAACCTGGAGGGCTATGCCAACTGGTTGCACCTCATCCGCGCGCGATTGGATGGTCCCGCGCTCTCGATTACGACCTTGCCCACGTGGATGGGGCGTCCTGCTGCGTTTGCGCAGTTAATCGAGGCCACCGACCACTTCGTCTTACAGGTGCATAGTGTGCAACGGGCGGGACACATCGATACCGATGCGTCTTTGTGTGATCCTCAGCTGGCGCAGGGCTGGGTGCGACAAGCCGCAAAGTTTGAAAAGCCCTATCACGTGGCATTGCCGACCTATGCCTATCGTTTGGGCTATGCGGCTTCCGGTGAACTGGTCGAGGTCGCTGGCGAGAACGCTTCGTCAGTGCAAAATCCTGATTGGAACTATCGTGTGCTACGGGCCGATCCCGTTGAGATGGCGGGCTTGGTGCGTTTACTTGAAGGTGAGCGCCCGGATAATTGCCTGGGAGTGATTTGGTATCGCTTAGCGCTCGGTTGCGAAATGTATAACTGGGACCCGCTCACATGGCGTTCCGTGATGCAAGGAGCGGTTGCTCATCCCGGCTGGCAGGCTCATGCCCGTGTGCAATCCGATGGCCTGCTCGAGATCGAGCTGACTCAAGGCTCCGCGGTGGCAATGGAACCGCCCCGTGCTGTGGAATTGTCCTGGGGCGAGGGCTTTGCAGTGGCTTGGGATGGCCAACGTCACTATGCAGTGCAGAGGCTCTCGGAGCATGCGCTACTTTGGCAGTGGCCGGATACGATGTCGCCTCCGCTCTTGGCGCAAGGCACGCGTTGGACGATCGGTTGGGTGCGCATCCAAGATGCTGCTGACTTAAAAATAACAATTTTAAATAAATATGATTAA
- a CDS encoding metalloregulator ArsR/SmtB family transcription factor — translation MNEQYIDALKALAEPHRLRLFWLLIHVDQCITVAEAMDVTGDTQYNASRNLKILYKAGLLTQERSGKWVYYKLAEQADAHWSALVDSVRALPAEDFADVASRCKIRLAMRVNDECVVGANSEDWLKQVE, via the coding sequence ATGAATGAACAATACATAGACGCCCTCAAAGCCCTCGCCGAGCCGCATCGACTACGTTTGTTCTGGCTGTTGATACATGTGGATCAGTGCATTACTGTGGCTGAGGCCATGGATGTGACGGGGGACACTCAATACAACGCTTCGCGCAATTTAAAGATCTTGTATAAAGCCGGCTTGTTGACTCAGGAGCGATCCGGCAAGTGGGTGTATTACAAGTTGGCGGAACAGGCTGATGCCCACTGGAGTGCCCTCGTCGATTCCGTGCGTGCCCTGCCCGCAGAGGACTTTGCAGACGTCGCTTCTCGTTGTAAAATACGCTTGGCAATGCGAGTAAATGACGAATGCGTGGTCGGTGCAAATAGTGAGGATTGGTTGAAGCAGGTGGAGTGA
- a CDS encoding acyl-CoA desaturase — MASIRNIIHHGLQDEDNRLLMASSPIFLMHVAAFGALFTGFSWVALLALFITYVVRVFALTAGFHRYFSHRSFKTSRGFQFVMAWVGTSAAQLGPMWWAANHRHHHQHSDQQEDIHSPVVKDAFWAHIGWVLCRAYGSIQYDRVKDLSKYPELRFIDRFHVLPVLSLILLLYTVGTGLNIYYPALGTSGMQLVMWGFFLSTILVYHVTFCVNSVTHIVGSKRFNNDDESRNSWWVALLTFGEGWHNNHHRWPLSARQGMYWWEFDLSYLLLRVLEKLGLVWDIKVYPKSIYREAAAAAVKETVL, encoded by the coding sequence ATGGCTTCGATACGAAATATTATACACCACGGCTTGCAGGATGAGGACAACCGCTTGTTGATGGCGTCCTCTCCGATTTTTTTGATGCATGTGGCTGCATTTGGTGCCCTGTTTACTGGATTTAGCTGGGTGGCATTACTTGCATTATTCATCACTTATGTCGTGCGTGTCTTTGCGTTGACGGCTGGCTTTCATCGTTATTTTTCGCATCGATCCTTTAAGACCAGTCGTGGCTTCCAGTTTGTCATGGCTTGGGTGGGGACCTCTGCCGCTCAATTGGGGCCGATGTGGTGGGCCGCGAATCATCGTCATCATCATCAGCACTCGGATCAGCAGGAGGATATACATTCTCCAGTGGTAAAGGATGCTTTTTGGGCGCACATTGGCTGGGTGCTATGTCGCGCCTATGGTTCCATTCAGTATGATCGGGTCAAGGATCTGAGTAAATATCCGGAATTACGCTTTATCGACCGCTTCCATGTGCTGCCGGTGTTGTCCTTGATCCTTCTACTCTATACAGTTGGGACTGGTCTGAATATTTACTATCCTGCCTTGGGCACTAGTGGCATGCAGCTAGTCATGTGGGGGTTCTTTCTTAGCACGATACTGGTCTATCATGTAACTTTCTGCGTCAACTCAGTAACCCATATAGTAGGATCGAAGCGATTTAATAATGATGATGAGAGTCGCAATAGTTGGTGGGTTGCTTTGCTCACTTTCGGTGAGGGCTGGCATAATAACCATCACCGTTGGCCGCTGTCGGCAAGGCAGGGCATGTATTGGTGGGAGTTTGATTTGAGCTACCTGCTACTACGTGTCTTGGAAAAGCTCGGTTTAGTTTGGGATATAAAAGTGTATCCAAAGAGTATTTACCGAGAGGCGGCGGCAGCAGCCGTTAAAGAGACTGTGCTATGA
- a CDS encoding DUF1295 domain-containing protein, translating to MMDFWISLFVAGLVVATVAYCIALRMQLMALVDLVWSAGLGMAAVAYLFYSGPATLRAYGVTLVLVLWSFRLSYHLLTDRVLKGEEDARYQHLAVYWGASAKRNFLALFLLQVCLVALFFWPVSIAMDAGGGRWLWSDWLAVVIAMIAFSGETLADRQLARFRARVDCQGQVCREGLWRYSRHPNYFFEWLHWWAYVAFALTSTWWWALLGPTAMYIFLRYLTGIPHAERSSLKSRGEAYRCYQQSTNTFFPWPPHIPQS from the coding sequence ATGATGGATTTTTGGATCAGTCTATTTGTGGCGGGGCTTGTGGTGGCTACGGTCGCTTATTGTATCGCGCTGCGCATGCAGCTGATGGCCTTGGTGGATCTAGTTTGGAGCGCAGGCTTAGGCATGGCTGCGGTGGCCTATTTATTCTACTCGGGGCCAGCGACTTTGCGCGCCTATGGGGTGACACTCGTCTTGGTGCTATGGTCGTTTCGATTGAGCTATCATCTATTGACCGATCGTGTGCTCAAGGGAGAAGAGGACGCACGTTATCAGCACTTGGCTGTGTATTGGGGCGCGTCGGCTAAGCGTAATTTTCTCGCTCTGTTCTTATTGCAAGTGTGCTTGGTTGCCTTGTTTTTTTGGCCCGTTTCGATTGCGATGGACGCGGGAGGTGGGCGCTGGCTTTGGAGCGACTGGTTGGCGGTGGTGATTGCTATGATCGCCTTTAGTGGAGAGACGCTCGCGGATCGGCAGTTGGCCCGCTTTCGAGCACGCGTAGATTGCCAAGGACAAGTTTGCCGTGAAGGTTTATGGCGCTATTCCCGGCATCCGAACTATTTTTTTGAATGGCTCCATTGGTGGGCTTATGTGGCCTTCGCGCTGACTTCCACCTGGTGGTGGGCTTTGCTTGGCCCGACAGCGATGTATATTTTCTTACGTTACCTCACCGGAATTCCGCATGCCGAACGTTCTTCATTGAAGAGCCGCGGCGAGGCATACCGGTGCTATCAACAAAGCACGAATACTTTCTTCCCATGGCCACCACACATACCTCAATCCTAA
- a CDS encoding cyclopropane-fatty-acyl-phospholipid synthase family protein, with product MATTHTSILSQNTGTKASLRLMERVFLRLLQGVRQGSLCIEFPSGSKVVLGDECLPMAHLQVLKSEFFRQVLSGGSVALGEAYVDGLWTTNDLSQLLKLLARNQRQVGRLGQGFSLLARQLNHWYHLARKNTLKQSRENIQAHYDLSNQFYASFLDPTMTYSSACFARRSDTLEQAQLSKIDRMLDLAAVGAGDSILEIGSGWGALAKRAAERGCHVTTITLSEEQLAYAQQLFTASGVSGQIDIQLKDYRNLVGQFDAVISCEMIEAVGKQYLPSYFETIRDCLKPGAKAVLQAITISDDRYAQYCRSCDWIQKHIFPGGHLPSPSAIREHVEQAGELQITQMHAFGSDYAETLRRWADAFNRQQETVRFLGFDEAFCRKWNYYFSYCEAGFDTDLIDVQHVVIEKVQS from the coding sequence ATGGCCACCACACATACCTCAATCCTAAGTCAGAATACCGGAACCAAGGCTTCGTTGCGCTTGATGGAACGCGTTTTCCTGCGTTTATTGCAAGGAGTTCGACAGGGGAGCCTATGCATTGAGTTTCCCAGTGGGAGCAAAGTGGTGCTGGGCGATGAATGCTTGCCGATGGCTCATCTGCAGGTCTTGAAGTCTGAATTTTTTAGGCAGGTGCTCTCCGGTGGCAGCGTTGCACTGGGGGAGGCCTATGTGGATGGCTTATGGACTACCAACGATTTGAGTCAGTTATTGAAACTTTTGGCCCGCAATCAGCGACAGGTCGGGCGTCTGGGGCAGGGCTTTTCCTTGCTCGCGCGGCAATTGAATCATTGGTATCACCTCGCACGTAAGAATACCTTGAAGCAAAGCCGTGAGAATATTCAGGCCCACTACGACCTGAGTAATCAATTTTACGCAAGCTTTCTCGATCCCACGATGACCTATTCCAGTGCTTGCTTTGCCCGCCGATCCGATACTTTGGAGCAAGCGCAGCTGAGTAAGATCGATCGTATGCTGGACCTCGCTGCTGTGGGGGCCGGAGATTCGATTTTGGAAATTGGTTCCGGCTGGGGGGCACTGGCGAAACGTGCGGCTGAGCGTGGTTGTCATGTGACCACAATCACCCTCTCCGAGGAGCAGCTCGCGTATGCGCAACAATTGTTCACAGCGTCAGGGGTTTCGGGGCAGATTGATATACAATTGAAGGATTATCGTAATTTAGTTGGTCAGTTTGATGCGGTGATCTCTTGCGAAATGATCGAGGCCGTCGGAAAGCAGTATTTGCCTAGTTATTTTGAGACCATTCGCGACTGCTTGAAGCCAGGGGCAAAGGCAGTGCTCCAGGCGATTACCATCTCGGATGATCGCTACGCGCAATACTGCCGCAGTTGTGATTGGATTCAAAAACACATTTTCCCTGGAGGGCATTTGCCCTCTCCATCGGCGATACGGGAGCATGTCGAACAGGCAGGGGAGCTACAAATTACACAGATGCATGCCTTTGGTTCTGATTATGCGGAAACCCTGCGGCGTTGGGCGGATGCATTCAATCGGCAACAAGAGACAGTCCGCTTTCTTGGTTTTGATGAGGCCTTTTGCCGTAAGTGGAATTATTATTTCAGTTACTGTGAAGCTGGCTTTGATACTGATTTAATCGATGTGCAGCATGTCGTGATTGAGAAAGTCCAGTCCTGA
- a CDS encoding DUF1365 domain-containing protein produces MKRHSQLFRGTVTHQRLGPTPHAFSYPATFFCFNLAELPTLSQQATLLGHNQFRPLTIRDRDYLNGNSQSIEQQLDAYIPCQHATHTLLISSPRYFGYAFNPVNFHLRMQDQQLLAVVAEVNNTFGDRHIYPLTKLNQKSRYSWTATCPKDFHVSPFNNQHGEYHFTFRIERESISIGVDLYRNDEYIIKTSIQGKAKTLNNATIWRYALVRPFDTALNTMPRILWQAAQIYYRKKLQIYPRPTPNSPHTLINKDQKKETPPVV; encoded by the coding sequence ATGAAGCGGCACTCACAGTTATTTCGCGGGACAGTCACCCACCAACGGCTAGGCCCCACGCCCCATGCATTCAGCTACCCTGCAACATTCTTTTGCTTCAACCTGGCCGAACTACCCACGCTGTCGCAACAGGCCACGCTACTAGGGCACAATCAATTTCGGCCACTCACCATCCGGGACAGGGATTATTTAAACGGCAATTCACAGAGCATCGAGCAACAACTGGATGCATACATCCCCTGCCAGCATGCAACACATACCCTGCTCATTAGCTCGCCGCGATACTTTGGCTATGCCTTTAATCCAGTCAACTTCCACCTACGCATGCAAGACCAGCAGTTGCTAGCGGTCGTCGCTGAAGTTAATAATACCTTCGGGGATCGACACATATATCCACTCACAAAGCTCAACCAAAAATCAAGATATAGCTGGACAGCGACCTGCCCCAAAGACTTCCACGTCTCCCCGTTCAACAACCAGCACGGCGAGTATCACTTCACCTTTCGAATTGAACGCGAAAGCATTTCCATTGGCGTCGACTTGTATCGGAATGATGAATACATCATAAAAACCAGCATACAGGGCAAAGCGAAAACACTCAACAATGCCACAATTTGGCGCTACGCCCTGGTCCGCCCATTTGACACCGCACTCAATACTATGCCACGCATTCTGTGGCAAGCCGCCCAAATCTACTACCGAAAGAAGCTTCAAATCTATCCACGCCCCACACCGAATTCGCCACACACCCTGATCAATAAAGATCAGAAAAAAGAAACACCGCCAGTGGTTTAG
- a CDS encoding NAD(P)/FAD-dependent oxidoreductase — MKDISMPTERKRIAVVGCGVAGLTAAWLLQRKHEVHLFEKNDYVGGHTRTLQVPQGPDAGTPVDTGFIVMNHRNYPNFTQLLKQLNIELEDSSMTFSFYDHASKYGYSGNSVSSLFPSFSYLFKIKHLALVGDLYRFARIGYRDLNSGYLAGKTLGTYCDERGFGKAFQENYLYPMGAAIWSSPISEMRAFPAQAYLHFLENHGLLRLSNRPQWRYVKGGSRSYVRAMLQSFKNPPHLNAAPTRIMRHGRGVTLQMQDGQELDFDELVIGAHADEALRLLGDPSSHEIANLGPWRYQPNTVTLHTDTKQLPSHSKLWSSWNFVREAGDAETRPVAVSYYMNRLQNLPTERHYIVTLNPSQPISEDKIINSTTLMHPLYSFESMGTQAKLRSMNGADHTWFCGSYFGYGFHEDAVTSAVEVAQAFGIHL, encoded by the coding sequence ATGAAAGACATTTCCATGCCCACAGAACGCAAACGTATCGCCGTCGTAGGTTGCGGTGTCGCCGGACTCACCGCGGCATGGCTCTTACAACGTAAGCACGAGGTTCACCTCTTCGAGAAGAACGACTATGTAGGTGGTCACACCCGCACCTTACAAGTCCCCCAAGGCCCCGATGCTGGCACGCCAGTCGATACAGGCTTCATTGTGATGAACCACCGCAACTACCCTAATTTCACACAGCTACTCAAGCAGCTAAATATCGAACTGGAGGACAGTTCGATGACTTTTAGCTTCTACGACCACGCGTCAAAGTATGGTTATTCGGGCAATTCCGTCAGCAGCCTCTTTCCATCCTTCAGCTATTTATTTAAGATCAAGCACCTCGCTCTAGTCGGTGACCTGTATCGCTTCGCAAGGATAGGTTACCGCGATCTCAACTCTGGCTATCTGGCAGGTAAAACACTGGGGACTTATTGCGACGAACGCGGCTTCGGCAAGGCCTTCCAAGAGAATTATCTCTACCCCATGGGCGCCGCCATATGGTCTTCACCGATCTCCGAAATGCGGGCCTTCCCTGCCCAGGCATACTTACATTTTTTGGAAAACCATGGCCTGCTACGACTCAGCAACCGACCACAATGGCGCTATGTAAAGGGGGGCTCACGCAGCTATGTGCGAGCAATGTTACAAAGCTTCAAGAATCCACCCCATTTGAATGCAGCACCGACGCGAATCATGCGCCATGGCAGAGGTGTCACGCTACAGATGCAAGATGGCCAAGAACTGGACTTTGACGAGCTCGTGATCGGAGCTCATGCAGACGAAGCGCTCAGGCTGCTAGGCGATCCAAGTTCTCACGAAATCGCGAACCTCGGGCCCTGGCGCTACCAGCCCAATACAGTGACGCTGCACACCGATACCAAGCAGCTCCCGAGTCACTCGAAGCTTTGGTCCTCATGGAATTTTGTGCGCGAAGCGGGCGACGCAGAAACGCGTCCAGTTGCTGTAAGTTATTACATGAACCGGCTACAAAATTTACCTACGGAACGCCATTACATCGTCACGCTCAACCCTTCACAGCCCATCTCTGAAGACAAAATTATTAACAGCACCACCCTGATGCACCCGCTCTACTCCTTTGAAAGCATGGGCACCCAAGCCAAACTTCGGAGTATGAATGGAGCCGACCACACATGGTTCTGCGGCAGCTACTTTGGCTACGGCTTTCACGAGGATGCGGTCACCTCGGCAGTCGAAGTGGCTCAGGCATTTGGTATCCATCTATGA
- a CDS encoding nuclear transport factor 2 family protein — translation MHTQTTPNAAFQQALIATDPAQFNLPAPGSDEEAEMLKGIQNLFMDYSHANLSAKVEQVYAERVYFRDAFRQLHTAEEIREYFLEGLEPLEGAEFVFNNVARTGGDFYLDWTMRLDFKKTPTGTWEESMGVSRIRFDSAGQVIFHQDFWDPTDIVYQRIPIAKQLIAYVKGKL, via the coding sequence ATGCACACTCAGACAACACCTAATGCCGCCTTTCAACAGGCGCTCATAGCAACAGATCCAGCGCAGTTTAATCTACCCGCGCCAGGCTCGGATGAAGAAGCTGAAATGTTGAAAGGGATACAGAACCTTTTCATGGATTACAGCCATGCTAATTTATCCGCGAAGGTTGAGCAGGTGTATGCCGAGCGCGTCTATTTCCGCGATGCTTTTAGGCAGTTGCATACCGCTGAGGAAATACGCGAATACTTCCTCGAGGGCTTGGAACCTTTGGAAGGTGCGGAGTTTGTGTTTAATAATGTAGCTCGAACAGGCGGAGATTTTTACCTCGATTGGACCATGCGTCTGGATTTTAAAAAGACACCGACGGGCACTTGGGAGGAATCGATGGGGGTCTCACGTATCCGCTTTGATTCGGCAGGACAGGTGATTTTTCATCAAGACTTTTGGGATCCCACAGACATCGTGTATCAACGTATCCCGATTGCGAAGCAGTTGATTGCATATGTGAAAGGAAAACTATAA